The window CATGAGCGGATACGGCCTGCGCCAGGCCATCGCGCGGACGGTGGGGCACTTCTGGCAGGAGAGCTACGGCAACCTGTACCCGGCCCTGGAGCGAATGGAGGCTGAGGGGCTGGCCGCGCTCGACCGCGAGGAGCGTTCGCCCGGCGGGCGGGTGCGCAAGGTGTACCGGGTGACGGCCAAAGGGCGGCGGGTGCTCGCGGAGTGGCTGCGCCGGCCGGTGGTGCCCCACGTGGAGCGCAACGAGCTGCTGCTCAAGCTCTTTTTCGGCGCCCGCGTAGGGCCGAAGTCCTCGCTGGCGCACGTGGAGCGCAGCCGGGCCGAGGCCATCGAGCTGCTGGCCGCGCTGCGGCTCATCGATGAGGACGTCTGCGGCTCACGGGAGGACCATCCGGAGCTGCCCTATTGGCACTTGTCCATTCGCGCGGGATTGCTGGGCCTGGAGGCGCACCTCCGCTGGTGCGACGAGGCCCGGGAGGCGCTCCAGCGCCTTGCGCACACGAAGCGTTCGACAAAGAAGAAGGAGAAGCGGGATGAGCGGTGAAGAAGGCGCGCGGCGCGTGCCGGTGCTCTGGCCCTGGCTTGCCCTGGTGGGCGGGACGGGCCTGTCGATGCTCTTGAACTCGCGGGGGTCGCTGCTCCCCGGCTGGGGGATGGGCGCCCTGCTGCTCTTCTTCGTCCGCCAGCAGCGGCCGGGGGTGGGCTTCGCCGGCATCCTCTGCCTGAGCACCCTCGCCACGGGCCTGGTGAACCGGGAGGTGTTCCCGGGGTCCGTCGCGGGCAATTTCGGGATGGCCTTGGGCGGCGCCTTCTTCCTGGCGCTGGTGTTCCTGGCGGACCGGCTCATCGTGGGGCCACGGGCGTCCTTCGCGGGGACGCTCTTCCTGCCGGCGGCGATGACGGGGATGGAGTTCTTCAGCAGCCTGGGCAACCCATTCGGCACCTGGGGCTCGCTGGCCTACACCCAGGCGGGCGCGCCCGTGCTGGTGCAGCTCGTATCGGTGACGGGCCTCTGGGGCCTGACGTTCCTCCTCGTGTGGTTCGCCTCCGTGGCCAACTGGGCCTTCGAGCACCGGGACTCGGGGCGCCGCCTGCTGCCTGGGGCCGCGGTGTTCGTGGGCGTGCTCGGGAGCATCCTCGCTTTCGGCGCACTGCGGCTCGCGGGGGCCGGGAGCATGGGCGAGCGCGTGCGGATCGCTGGCATCACGGTGGCGGGAGAGGTGGCCGCGGGACGTGAGGCGGGGCTGTCCCGGCTCATCCAGGGAGGGGCCTTTGGGGGCGAGGACTGGCGTGCCTTCGCCGAGGCCTCGGGTGCGGTGAACGAGGAGTTGTTGCGCCTGTCCGCGCGAGAGGCCGAACGCGGGGCGAAGCTCATCCTATGGTCCGAGGGCAACGCGGTGGTGCTGGCCGGGCAACTGCCGGCCCTGCTCTCCCGGGGGAGCGCCCTGGCGCGCGAGCGGAGCGTGTGGCTCGGCATGGCGGTGGCGAGCTTCGAGCCCTCGGCGGAGCGCCTGTTGCGCAACGAGCTCATCCTGGTGGGACCGGAGGGAAACGTGGCCTGGCGCTACGTGAAGGCCCGGCCAGTGCCAGGTTGGGAAGCAGACCACTCCATTCCTGGGAGCCCGGAGGTGCCGGTGCTGCGCGGCTCGGACGTGGGGAACGTGGGGGGGGCGATCTGCTTCGATGCGGACTTCCCAGCGGACTTCGCCGGCCCCACGGCACGTGGACTCGAGCTGCTCCTGCTGCCCGCGAGCGACTGGCGAGGCATCAGCTCGCTGCACAAGCGGCAGGCGGTTTTCCGTGCCGTGGAGCAAGGGTTCAGCATGTTGCGGCAAGCCAACCAGGGGCAATCGGTGGCGGTGGATGGCTACGGGCGCGTGTATGGCGAGCTGGACCACTTCACGGCGGAAGAGCGGGTACTGCGCGCGGAGCTGCCGGTGGGACAGGTCCGCACGCTCTACGCGCGCATCGGTGACTCCGTGGGAAGCCTCTCCGGCCTGGCCGCGCTGGGGTGGGTGGGCTGGGCCGTTGTGAGAGGGATTGCCCAGCGGTGGCGCGCGGCGCAGAGAGTGACCGCTATCCCCGATGCCTGACGATGAGTGTGTTCGCAGCCTCCGGATGGCGCTTGCACTCGAGCAACGCGCTGAGAATCAGCGGCGCGACGATGGTGGCATCCGACTCGATGACGAACATCGGCGTCGTCTCGGTCAACTTGTCCCAGGTGATCTTCTCGTTGGGCGTCGCGCCAGAGTACGAGCCATAGGACGTCGTCGAGTCACTGATCTGGCAGAAGTAGGCCCAGGGCTTCACGGGCTTCTGCAAGTCATACTTCGTCGAAGGCACGACGCAGATGGGGAAGTCCCCGGCAATGCCACCACCAATCTGGAAGAACCCGACCCCGTGCCCCGCAGAGAGCTCTTCGTAGCGGTCATAGAAGTCGGCCATGTATTCGATGCCCGACTTGACGATGCTCGCGTTGCAGTCGCCCGTCTTCACGTAGGAAGCGAAGATGTTCCCGAACGTCGAGTCCTCATAGCCCGGCACGACGATGGGCAGTTTGCGCCGCGCGGCTTCCAGCAACCAGCAGGCCTCGGGGTCCCCCTCGTACACCGAGGGATCGAGCGCCTGGGTGAACTCGTAGAAGTACTCGTGCCAGAAGCGCCGCTCTCCCCGCGCGGAGGCGTTCTTCCACATCGGGACGACGATCTTCTCGACGGCCCGGAACGCCTCGTCCTCGGGGATGCTCGTGTCGGTGACCCGCCGCATCCGCTGCTCGAGGATCTTCGTGTCTTCCTGCTTGGTGAAGTACCGGTACTCGGGGAAGTCGCGGTACGCCTTGTGGGCGACGAGCCGGAAGAGCGACTCCTCCAGGTTGGCCCCCGTCACGGACATGCCGTGAATCAACCCCGCCCGGATGGCGGGCGCGAGGGTGATGCCCAGCTGCGCGGAAGACATCGCGCCCGCGACGCTCCAGAACATGCGGCCGCCGGCCGAGATGTGCTCCCAGTACGACAGGAGCGCATCGCGCGTCGCGCGCGCGTTGAAGTTTTTGTAGTTCGTGAGGACGAACTCCAGCACGGGAAGTTCGGATGTGGGCATGGGGGCCTCCAGCAACGACAGGGTCGAGGCTCGGGAGGCGCCATTCGAGCAAAGCCACCCGAGGACACCCTACGGTCACGGCGAGAGGCCGTGCCGCCATCGGAGCGTCAAGTGGCTCCCGGCTGGCTACCACAGGAGGCCCTCGCGTGGCCAGAGAGCCTCGCGAGGGCCGGCGCGGCGTGACACCTCAGAGGGGGTGGCTCAGGGCATCGGCCGCGAGCTCACCGACGGCGCGGCGGGCATGGACGGCCAACCGTTGCTCCAGACAATGGCATCCACGAGCATCACGCGCGCGGTGTGGGCGCTGTTCCACGCGTGGTACACCATCACCGAAGTCCCGGAGGGGGCGGTGATGACCGAGCCGTGCCCAGGGCCTTCCCAGCCCGGCACCGTCTTCAGGATGGGCGCGCTGGCCTTGGTGTACGGGCCCAGGGGGCTCGTCGCGCGGGCCACGCCGATGGCGTAGGTGCCGTTGTAATAGGCGTTGCCGCTGTAGAAGAGGTAGTAGTAGCCGTCCTTCGCCACGACCCACGGCGCCTCGACCACCCCACCCTCCCAGGAACGATCATTGGTGATGAGCGTCTGCCGCGTGCCCACCAGCGACAGGCCATCCGCCGAGAGCGCCTGGCCGTAGATGGGCGTCTTCTGCCCCACCGCGTTGCCGTCCGCCTTCCACACCAGGTACTTCGTCCCCGCGGTGTCGGTGAAGAACGTGGCGTCGATCATCCCCATCTTCGTGTCCTGAATCAGGGGGCGGCCCAGATCGGTGAAGGGCCCGAGCGGGCTGGGGGCGGTGGCGGCGCCAATCGAGAGGACGCCATTGGTGGCGCGCGCCGTGTAGTAGGCGATGTAGCGCGAGCCCACGCGGTGGATCTCCGGAGCCCAGAAGTCCGAGGAGGTCCAGGAGGGTTTGCTGCCCGAGGGGAAGATGTAACCCGCATGCGTCCAGGTCACCAGGTCCGAAGACGTCCGGATGGGGAACCCATTGGCGGCGCCGCCCGAGGTGCACACCGCGATGTACTTGCCCCCATCGAAGATGACGCCTGGGTCGGCGCAGTCATTGGGGAACACCGGGTTCTTGTAGAGCCCGCCACACCCCGTGTACCGGAACGTCATGGCGCAGCCATTGGAACCGCTGAAGTACGGCCGCCACCCATTGGAGAGCGTCGCGTAGGAGTTGGGGCTCTCATTGACGCACGAGCGGTCCCAGAACACGCGCCCGCCCACGTCGTCATAAGTCCCCGGGTTGGCGTGGATCCACTTCGGGCCATAGGTGACGCGCGTGGAGCACGCGGGGGCCCCCGCGCAGTCCGAGTCGAACGACATCACGCACGCGTTGTTGCCGGTGAAGTACGGCTTCCACCCGTTGGAGAGCACCGCGTAGGAGTTGGACCCCTCGTTGACGCACGTCCCATCCCAGGTCACCTGGCCGTCCGCGATGTCGAATTGATCCGGGTGGCCGGGGTGGATCCACGCATCGCCGTACACGATACGGGTGGTACAGGCGAGCGGCGCCTGGGCGGTGGCCAGTGCCGCCTCCGCCTCGCCTCCCGCCTCATTGCCACACCCCACGCCAGAGACTGCGGCGGCACCCAAGACGGTCAGGGCCGCGAACTTCCGATAGGTCTTCATGAAGAGACACCCTCCTGGAGTCATGCTCCAAGAGCACTCTGCCTTAGAACAGAAAATCAAGGAAAGCTGAAAATACCAGCCACGGTACTGGTGGGGTGGCAAGGGGTACCGCGAGGGCTCCGCCACGGCTCCCGGACCGCGGGATTTGGGCCCACCGCGTGAGTGCCCGCGATGATAGCGTGACCATCCAGGAGGTCACGCACCTTTGATCCAACCGCTGAGATTGTCCCTGGCGCTCGTGCTCCTCTGGGGGACCGCGGCACGAGCCGGGCCGGCGCCTGGGGAGCGCATCGAGCGCACGCGAGCTGTCACCGTCGCGAGCGGCCCTGCCGAGCCGCTGCCCGAGGTTCACGTCTCGGGGGATATGCCGACGGTGCTCTTCTTTCGCGCGCCGATCCAGAAGAAGACCCTCACCTTCGACGAGTCCCGGATCCGCGTGCTGGACGCAGGGGAACTCTCGGTGATCGTCCAAGCCGTGACGGACCTTCGGGAAGGCGAACGCCACGAGCTCGGGGTCTTCTTCGCCGACGGGAGGGTGCCGGCGCGGGCTGCCTTCGTGCTCGTCACCGACCCCTCCGAGGTGGATATCCGGATCGATGTGCATCGCCCCGAGCCGCTCGCCGAGCCTTGCCCGAACGCAGCCCAACCCCGGGTGCCACTCCCGGAGGATTTCGTGTTGCTCGGCTATGTGGATGAAGTGGGCGTGTCGGTCGTGCCCATCAAGGATGCTGAAGTTGAGTCCCGGGGGCTTTCATTACTCTTGGGGCATTTGTACCGAGCGACGGGATGGGCGCTGGTGTCGCTCAAGATTGGCAATCACCTCACGCAACCCAGGTGGACACCGCGAGAGGCAACGTTTACGGGGACGCGAGGACCGTCATTTCAGGCGCGGTTGGTGGTGGAAGGTGAAGGCATGATCAAACCGGGTGCGGCTGGCCGGGTGATTGCCGTGGTGGACATGACGAAGCTGACTGCGGACACTGTATTGATGCTGGAACTGCGTGGAGACGATGGCCGCAGCCTCCGGGTTCCAAACGTACGTTTTCCAAAAGCTGTGATGGAGGGGGCTCAATGACAGCGACCCTGTTCAGGCTGCCGTCTGGCGCTGTGGTTGACGGCTGGCACGTTTCAAGGGAACTCGGCAACGGTGGGTTTGCCGTCGTCTACTTGGTGGAGAAGAACGGCAAGCCTTACGCGCTCAAGGTGGCGCGCCATCGCGAAGCCAGCGGAGACGACAAGCAGACGCATGCCCGGATGGTTCGCGAGGCCACAGCGCTCCTCATGCTGGACCATCCCAACATCATCCGGCACCGGGGCTATGGATACGCGGAAGCTGGCAACATGTACCTTGCGCTTGAATACGTGGACGGTTGGACGCTGGCGGAGTGGAAACAGCGCAAGCACCCTACCCTCCACGAGATCCTACAAGTGTTCGTCAAGCTCGCTTCCGCGCTGTCGTACATGCATGCCCGAGGCGTGCTTCACCGGGATTTGAAGCTGGTCAACGTCCTGATCCGCAAGAGCGATGGAGAGCCCATCATCATCGACTTTGGCTGCGCGACCTACACACTGGCCGAAGACCTGACGGAAGAAGGATTGCCCCCGGGGACAGAGCGGTTCCGGGCGCCCGAACAATTCGAGTTCCTACGAGAGCACAAGAACGAGCACCGGGCACGGTACGCCTTCAAGGTGGCCGACGAGATCTTCGCGTTAGGGGCCATGCTCTATGAGTTGCTGACGGACCCGTGGCCCACGGAACACTACCGGCGCACGTCCTTGAACAGCCTCATATCCCCTCCTCCGGCATTTGATGTGAACCCCCGGATCCCCGAGGATCTCAGCGATTTGGTCGCGAAGATCCTTTCCCGGGAACCCTCCAAGCGCCCCGTGGACACGGAGGCCCTCCGTCGCGAGCTGGAAGAGCACCTGGAGCGCTCGGGGGCCGAGTACACGATGCCCGCCCATGCCCCCTCGGAACAGCTGCCATCCAAACTGCCCGGGGATAAGAGCCCCGCTGGAGTGCCCCCCAACGGCCCTCCGCCGCGCAAGAGGGCCTCAAGGGCGCTCGCCACTGGTGCCGCACTGGTGGCCCTGACCGCTGTGACCTTCTGGCTCGCCCCTGGAGACATTCCCGCCCCGCTTCCGGACCATTCCGCACCGCCGATGATATCCCCCCCTGATATGCCCCTCCAGAGCCCCGCGCCGATGGTCCTCCCCCCGGCGACGGACGCTGGCCAGAAGGAAGGTTCCACCGTGAAGATGACGACGCCTGAAGTCTCGCCCCAAGGGCGCCCCCAGCGCTCACAGAAGAGAGTGAGCGCCGCCGAATGCGCCGCGATGTCGCTTGTCGCAGCCCTGACGGCAGGCTGCCCCGGCTCTCAGATTCGGCCCGAGGCCTTCACCTGTCCAGACGGTGCTGAGCGTGCCATGGAAGCGGACCTTCATTGGAAGATCGGCGAGCGCTTTACCCTTGTGCTCGATGACAGGCACGACCAATTTAAGAGTACTTGGTTCACCCCCGGCTCAGACGTGGTGGGGTTTGTCCCGAAGGATGAGGGGCATGACCGGAGACAGCTCGAAGTGGCCCCCCCTGGGACTCGCTTCTACGGGAAGGCTTACTACCTCTCCGACAAGATGGGCCGCGCGGACGGGCCGGCACTTGTCATCCGGTACGACCGGGTGAAGCTCCCTGGACAGGACGAGAGGCCCGTCTGCGTCGTCGTGGAGGGACACGCCATCGAGTTCAAGGATGGCCGCGTGCGGGCTAAGAACTGGCTTACGGGCAAAGTCGTGGCTCGCTGGCCCTGAGAACACGTGCCGGGGGGGTGTGATGGATCCATCACTTCGTCGGAAGGCAGCGCATCGGTGGGCACCCCTGCTGTCCCCCGAAGCTTCGAGGGGGCGCAGCCTGAGCCCGCTGAGGAGGCAGGCGCCAGGTAAAACCCGCGCCCCTGCTACGTCCTTGGTCGCTTGCCCACGAAAGACCTTCGGCGGTAATTTCGTCCCGTTCGATGGGGGCAGGCATGGCAGAGGTGATGACGGGCAATCGGCGCGGCAAGGGTTGGCGGATCGCGCTCTGGCTGGGAGCGGGGGCGCTGCTGCTGGTCCCGGCGGTAGCCATGCAGTTCACGCCCGAGGTCCAGTGGGACAAAACCGACTTTCTCTTGATGGGTGCGCTGATCGCCGCTGTGGGTGGCGCGATCGAATTCCTGATGCGCCGGGCGAACAGCCCCGCCTATCGCGCGGGCGCCGCGCTCACACTGGTCACGTCCTTTTTGCTCATCTGGGTGAACCTGGCGGCCGGGATCATCGGGACGGAGGACCATGGCGCGAACCTTCTTTACGCGGGCGTCCTCGCGATCCTGGCCGGAGGCGCGCTGAGGTCGCATTTCCGGCCCAGGGGCATGATGCACACGCTGGTCGCAGTGGCGGCGGCGCAGGCGGCAATCGGTGCCGCAGCGGTGCTCGCCGGCTGGGGCGTCGAGGGGCCAAACTGGCCTCGTGACGTGATCGGCGCCAACGGTATGTTCGCGGCGCTATGGCTGGCCTCCGCCACCCTGTTCGGCCGGGCGGCGCGCATCTGAACTCCACGCTCAGGCCTGGGTGCTCTCCAGCAGTTCGATGTAACGCCGGGCGGAGCTCGCGACCGCGTCCCCTCCGCGCTGGAGCACCTCCCGGCCGGGAAACGCGCCGTAGACGCGCTCGAATCGCCACGGCGCGAGCGTGGCGGCGATGCGCCGCACCGTGCCCGCCGACAGCGGCATCATGTTGGGGTAGCTCCAGAGGAAGGAGACTCGAGATGTGTCGCTGGCGACCTGCACGATGTCTCCACTCAGCAGGGCCCCCCGCTGGTCCGCGCCGGCCGACCAGTGCAGGACCGTCCCTCCGGGGAAATGGCCGCCGAGCCGGATGAGCGTCACCTGCTCTCCGAGCTTCAGCGTCTCGCCACTCCAGGACTGAATGTGCGGATCCGGGCGCATCACCCACTGCGCATCGGCGGAATGGAGGTGGATGGGGCACTGGAAGGCGCGCGCCCAGTCCTGCATGCACGAGTAGAAGTGCGGGTGGGAGATGGCGATCGCGCTCAAGCCGCCCAACGCGCGCACGATCATCTCAGTCGCCCCGTCGAGCAGCGCCACGCAGTCCCACAAGATGTTGCCCACCGGCGTGCGCAGCAGCAGTGCGCGCTGGCCAATCGCGAAGCCGGGCTGTGTATG is drawn from Stigmatella aurantiaca and contains these coding sequences:
- a CDS encoding MBL fold metallo-hydrolase, translated to MPRGGQTWTTPEALARGQTNSWRELEPGLFAIHTQPGFAIGQRALLLRTPVGNILWDCVALLDGATEMIVRALGGLSAIAISHPHFYSCMQDWARAFQCPIHLHSADAQWVMRPDPHIQSWSGETLKLGEQVTLIRLGGHFPGGTVLHWSAGADQRGALLSGDIVQVASDTSRVSFLWSYPNMMPLSAGTVRRIAATLAPWRFERVYGAFPGREVLQRGGDAVASSARRYIELLESTQA
- a CDS encoding serine/threonine protein kinase; the protein is MTATLFRLPSGAVVDGWHVSRELGNGGFAVVYLVEKNGKPYALKVARHREASGDDKQTHARMVREATALLMLDHPNIIRHRGYGYAEAGNMYLALEYVDGWTLAEWKQRKHPTLHEILQVFVKLASALSYMHARGVLHRDLKLVNVLIRKSDGEPIIIDFGCATYTLAEDLTEEGLPPGTERFRAPEQFEFLREHKNEHRARYAFKVADEIFALGAMLYELLTDPWPTEHYRRTSLNSLISPPPAFDVNPRIPEDLSDLVAKILSREPSKRPVDTEALRRELEEHLERSGAEYTMPAHAPSEQLPSKLPGDKSPAGVPPNGPPPRKRASRALATGAALVALTAVTFWLAPGDIPAPLPDHSAPPMISPPDMPLQSPAPMVLPPATDAGQKEGSTVKMTTPEVSPQGRPQRSQKRVSAAECAAMSLVAALTAGCPGSQIRPEAFTCPDGAERAMEADLHWKIGERFTLVLDDRHDQFKSTWFTPGSDVVGFVPKDEGHDRRQLEVAPPGTRFYGKAYYLSDKMGRADGPALVIRYDRVKLPGQDERPVCVVVEGHAIEFKDGRVRAKNWLTGKVVARWP
- a CDS encoding nitrilase-related carbon-nitrogen hydrolase; translation: MSGEEGARRVPVLWPWLALVGGTGLSMLLNSRGSLLPGWGMGALLLFFVRQQRPGVGFAGILCLSTLATGLVNREVFPGSVAGNFGMALGGAFFLALVFLADRLIVGPRASFAGTLFLPAAMTGMEFFSSLGNPFGTWGSLAYTQAGAPVLVQLVSVTGLWGLTFLLVWFASVANWAFEHRDSGRRLLPGAAVFVGVLGSILAFGALRLAGAGSMGERVRIAGITVAGEVAAGREAGLSRLIQGGAFGGEDWRAFAEASGAVNEELLRLSAREAERGAKLILWSEGNAVVLAGQLPALLSRGSALARERSVWLGMAVASFEPSAERLLRNELILVGPEGNVAWRYVKARPVPGWEADHSIPGSPEVPVLRGSDVGNVGGAICFDADFPADFAGPTARGLELLLLPASDWRGISSLHKRQAVFRAVEQGFSMLRQANQGQSVAVDGYGRVYGELDHFTAEERVLRAELPVGQVRTLYARIGDSVGSLSGLAALGWVGWAVVRGIAQRWRAAQRVTAIPDA
- a CDS encoding deoxyhypusine synthase family protein, producing MPTSELPVLEFVLTNYKNFNARATRDALLSYWEHISAGGRMFWSVAGAMSSAQLGITLAPAIRAGLIHGMSVTGANLEESLFRLVAHKAYRDFPEYRYFTKQEDTKILEQRMRRVTDTSIPEDEAFRAVEKIVVPMWKNASARGERRFWHEYFYEFTQALDPSVYEGDPEACWLLEAARRKLPIVVPGYEDSTFGNIFASYVKTGDCNASIVKSGIEYMADFYDRYEELSAGHGVGFFQIGGGIAGDFPICVVPSTKYDLQKPVKPWAYFCQISDSTTSYGSYSGATPNEKITWDKLTETTPMFVIESDATIVAPLILSALLECKRHPEAANTLIVRHRG
- a CDS encoding PadR family transcriptional regulator, with the translated sequence MARESTCQFAILGMLCREPMSGYGLRQAIARTVGHFWQESYGNLYPALERMEAEGLAALDREERSPGGRVRKVYRVTAKGRRVLAEWLRRPVVPHVERNELLLKLFFGARVGPKSSLAHVERSRAEAIELLAALRLIDEDVCGSREDHPELPYWHLSIRAGLLGLEAHLRWCDEAREALQRLAHTKRSTKKKEKRDER
- a CDS encoding glycoside hydrolase family 43 protein, translated to MKTYRKFAALTVLGAAAVSGVGCGNEAGGEAEAALATAQAPLACTTRIVYGDAWIHPGHPDQFDIADGQVTWDGTCVNEGSNSYAVLSNGWKPYFTGNNACVMSFDSDCAGAPACSTRVTYGPKWIHANPGTYDDVGGRVFWDRSCVNESPNSYATLSNGWRPYFSGSNGCAMTFRYTGCGGLYKNPVFPNDCADPGVIFDGGKYIAVCTSGGAANGFPIRTSSDLVTWTHAGYIFPSGSKPSWTSSDFWAPEIHRVGSRYIAYYTARATNGVLSIGAATAPSPLGPFTDLGRPLIQDTKMGMIDATFFTDTAGTKYLVWKADGNAVGQKTPIYGQALSADGLSLVGTRQTLITNDRSWEGGVVEAPWVVAKDGYYYLFYSGNAYYNGTYAIGVARATSPLGPYTKASAPILKTVPGWEGPGHGSVITAPSGTSVMVYHAWNSAHTARVMLVDAIVWSNGWPSMPAAPSVSSRPMP
- a CDS encoding DUF2381 family protein, encoding MIQPLRLSLALVLLWGTAARAGPAPGERIERTRAVTVASGPAEPLPEVHVSGDMPTVLFFRAPIQKKTLTFDESRIRVLDAGELSVIVQAVTDLREGERHELGVFFADGRVPARAAFVLVTDPSEVDIRIDVHRPEPLAEPCPNAAQPRVPLPEDFVLLGYVDEVGVSVVPIKDAEVESRGLSLLLGHLYRATGWALVSLKIGNHLTQPRWTPREATFTGTRGPSFQARLVVEGEGMIKPGAAGRVIAVVDMTKLTADTVLMLELRGDDGRSLRVPNVRFPKAVMEGAQ